The Desulfurellaceae bacterium nucleotide sequence GCACGCGAGGCGGTCGCCGGCTTTTTAGCCAGCATCAAGGCGATCCGGCACGAGGTGTTCGATGCCTGGCAGCAGCCCGACGCGGTCGTCTGCCACGGCCGGGTGACCTACACCCGGCATGACAGCAGCCAACTCAGCGTGCCGTTCGCGAATGTCTTCAAGATGCGCGACGGACTGATTCGAGACTACCTGATCTATGTTGATGCCTCGGAGCTGTACAAGACGGCCTGAAGCTTCACTGCCTGGAGTGAGCCGGTCGTCCACCCCAGGCGTCAGGATAGATGGCCTACATCACCACCACGCTACGCGCCACCTCGCCCTTTTCCAGGGCATCCATGGCCTCGTTAATCTCGCCGAGGGCATAGGTTCTGGTCACCAGCTCATCCAGCTTGATGCGCTTGTTCATGTACAGCTCAATCAGCCGCGGCATGTCCACCCGGGGCCGGGTCGAACCGTACAGCGAGCCTTTGATGGATTTCTCGGTCAGCAGGCTCGAGGCCGGAATGGTGACCGTATCTTCACGCGAGGGGGCGCCAACCACGACGGTCATGCCGCCCTGGCGGGTACACGCATAAGCCTGCTCAATCGTCTTGCCCAGACCGATGACCTCAAACGCATAGTCCGCCCCGCGGCCCTCGGTCAGCCCCCGGACCGTCCTGACCAACTCCTCCCGGCCGGGATTGATCGTGTGGGTGGCGCCGAACTCTTTGGCAAACTCGAGTTTGTTGTCCATCAGATCAACGGCGATGACGGTGCTGGCCCCGGCCAGCACACAGCCCTGAATCGTGTTCAGGCCGACCCCGCCACAGCCGATGACGACCGTGCTGCTGCCGGGCTGGACCTTGGCCGTGTTGGTGGCCGCTCCCAGGCCGGTCATCACCCCGCAGCCGACCAGGCAGGCCTTGTCCAGGGGCACGTTATCGGGGATGGGAATACACGCCGTCTGATCGACCACGGCGTACTCGGCAAAACTCGACAGCCCGGCCATGTGGTGAATAGCCTTGCCGTTTTTCTTCAGACGACACGTCCCGTCCAGCAGCGTGCCCTTGCCCATGGTCATGCGCATGTTGGTGCACAGGACCGGACTGCCGATTGAGCAGTAGTAGCAGCGGCCGCAGTACGGCGCGAATGACAGCACCACGTGATCGCCGGCCTTGACCAGACTGACCCCGGGTCCGACCTCCTCGACCACACCGGCTCCCTCATGCCCCAGCACCACCGGCAGGGGCGAACGCAGCACCCCGTGGATGACCGAATAGTCGCTGTGACACACACCGTTGGCCGCGATTTTGACCCGAACCTCGCCGGCCTTGGGACTGTCCAGATCGACGTCCTCAACCTGGACCGGGGCGTTCAGTTCGTATAAGACAGCTGCTTTCATAACTCTCCTCCATTCTTCAGAAATTCACTTCTCAGGACCTGCTCGGATGCGCTATGGGGGTCCAGCCTGCCCGCTCCGACTTCCTCGAACAGGCGGGCCAGGGCCGGATCAAGCTCAAGCTGGTCGGTCAGGCGGCGACGGACTGCGTACTCGACCCGGGCCAGCAATTCCTCCTGGCGGCGGGTCGTCCGGCGTTGTTCCAGTTCGCCGCCGTCGGTCAGAAACTGGTGGTGCGACTCCATGGCTTCGAACAGTTCCGGCAGGCCGACATTGTTGATCGCCTGGGTGGCCAGGACGGGAATTTTCCACTGCGGCGCAGCGACCTGGCCGGCGGGCCGGTTGCTGTACTTGAGTTCCAGCATCAGGCTCAGGTCGGTCATCATCCGCTGCGCCCCGTCGCGGTCAGCCTTGTTGACCACAAAGATATCGGCGATTTCCATCAGCCCGGCCTTCATGACCTGTACGCTGTCGCCGGCCTCGGGCACCAGGGTGACAATCACCGTATCGGTCGCCCGCATCACGTCGAGTTCGGTCTGGCCGACCCCGACCGTCTCGACCAGCACGTAGTCGCACCGGAAGGCGTCGAGCAGTTTCATCACGTCCAGCGTAGCCCGGGCCAGGCCGCCGTGGCTGCCACGGGTGGCCATGCTGCGGATAAACACGCCCTTGTCCAGATAGTGCTGGCCCATACGGATACGGTCGCCCAGCAGCGCCCCCCCGGAAAAGGGGCTCGACGGGTCAATGGCCACCACCCCGACCGTCTTGTGGGCGGCGCGCATCAGCGTGGTCAAGCCGTCGACCAGGCTGGATTTGCCGGCGCCCGGCGGGCCGGTCACCCCGATGGTGAAGGCGTGACCGAGCTGTGGGGCGATGGCCTCAAGAATGGGGCCCACCTCGCGGCTCTCGCGCTCGACCAGGGTCATCAGTCGGGCCAGAGCAACGGCGCTGCCGGAGCCCATGTTTTCGAGCAGTTGACTGAGGGTCTGTCGTGCCATGAGTGAAGCTCTATCTCCTTGTCAGTATCGGCTTGGCAATGTGGCTCATCCTCATGTTCCTCATACAACGGCCAGGATGATCCACACCTCTTACCAGACCCGCCGCCTTTCTTTAAGACAGGCCGGGCGGCTTGGCCCGGCGGTGTGCGCTCTGCTATGTTGCGCACTGTAGCACGGGGGAGAAAGAGCATGGAATGGGATACAGTGCGTTTTGAGACGGCCGAACACGACGAACGGGTCGGCTTCCTGGTGCTCGACCGCCCGGCCGTCCTCAACGCCGTCAACGACCAACTCATCGCCGACTTCAAACAGGCGTGTGACGTGCTGCGCCACGCTCCGGGCCTGCGCGTCGTCGTCCTCAAAGCCGAGGGCCGCGGCTTTTGTTCGGGCATGGACCTGATGGCCGCCGCCCACAGACCCCATGACAGTGAGACGCTGGCGGCGGTGTGGGCGCCCTGGGGCCAGGCGCTGGATACGCTTGAGCAGCTCGATCAGCTGACCATTGCGGCCATCCACGGACCGTGCCTGGGGGCCGGCATGGAGCTGGTTCTGGCCTGTGATTTCCGGATTGCGACGACCTCGGCCTTTTTTGGCCTGCCCCAGATTTTATACGGCACCCCGCCGGATGTCGGTCAGAATTATCGTCTGCCCCAGCTGATCGGGCTGTCCAAAGCCAAAGAAATCATGCTCCTGGGTCAGCGTTTCAGCGCCGCCGAGGCAGAACGCTGGGGCTTGGTCACGCGGCTGGTTGAGCCCGGCGACCTTGGGGCCGAAACGGACGCGCTGGTCGAGCGCTGTCTCCAGCTGGGCGGCAAGGCCGCAGCCGGGGCCAAGCACCTCTTGCACCGAACCTGGGAGCTGGACAACCAAGCCTTGGCCGCCGCGATTCATCAGGCGCGGACGGCCGCGCTGGAAGACGGAGAATTCGCCGCCTCCCTGGAGGTCTATCGTGACCGCCGTAAACCCCAGGTCTAAGGGGCGCCGCCGAGAAAAGAGGAGCACCATGCCCGATACAGACAAGAATCAGCCACCAATCTGGCGGGAAATGGCAAGCGAGGATGAGTTATAGTAATTATGAAAAGGCAGTGCTCAATACCTTGTGGACCTGGGCCGACCAGCACCATCGAGGCGATCTCGACGGCGGCAAGCGGCAAAGGCGTCCACCAGTTCTCGCAAGCGGGTTCGCATTGAACAACGTCCTGGTTCTTCCGAATGGATCGAAAGCCGATAATATTCGCGCCGCCATCCCCCGAAACCAGCGGCACCGGTGGTTTCGCAGCCTGAAAAGCTCCCAAGCCTTGACGCAAAGCGTTTTCGGAGCGATCCGAGCCTTCGACCGCCTTGATCTGCTCCAGAACGTGTCCGCCGAGTGCGGACGACCGGCTTTCTTCGATAACCATCAGGGCTGGACGCTCGACTTCGAGCACGAGGTCCGCTGCTTAAAGGAGCCGAGACCGACCAGCGTTGACGTGCTGCTAAGCGGGCCAAACGGGCGAGTCGCCATCGAGTGCAAGTTCATGGAGCGCGACTTCGGGACCTGCTCGCGCCCGCGCTTGTCTCCTAACGACGATCAATACTGTGACGGTAGCTATCAAGTCCTACGTCCACGCCAACGCCGTAGTCGTTGCTCACTAACGGAAAGTCGGTATCCGCTACTGGGACCATCTGCCCTCTCTGTTCCACTGGCCGGCCGACCGCGATCATGTTCCGTGTCCGTTCAGATGCGTCTACCAACTGGCGCGGAATGCGCTTGCCGCCAGCCTCACGCCAGCGGGCAAACTCAATTGCAGAGGGCACGTGCTTGTCGTTTACGATGCCCGCAACCCTAAGTTCCAGGCCGGAGGCAAGGCCGAAAAGCAATGGGCTCTAGCAATCGCGGCGTGTCGCGTGTCAGGGCTTTTACGCCGCCTGAGTTGGCAACGCTTATTGGCCGCTATCGCTCCAGCATCTGAACTGGCGTATCTCGTTGATGGCCTGAGAGAGAAGTACGGTCTGGAGCCATAGCCCGCCGTAGAAGATCCCGCCGTGCCTACGAGACCGTCGCTCGCTCGTTCGGGAACCCGCCCCAAACGCCTGAGCGCGCTCGCAAATGAGTGCCTGAGTGAGAATGGGATGAAAGTAGGGCAGGAGCAGAGACACCGTTATCCACCAGGTGCGACCGTTTTTAGAACAACCCCATCTTGATCAGTTATGACAGCGCAAGAATCGCCTTCATATTTTCCCCCTTAAGCGGAGGCATCGACCTATAAGGCACTCACTCGCTTCGCTCTGCGAGAAAACGCTTCAGAGCCCCCGCTCGCGGCTCTACAACTTTCAGCGGCCGCCGCTGACTCGGACGAACGAGAACCCCGCGCTGTTCGAGTTCTTCGAGTCGCTCCTCAACCGTTGCCGGTTTCTGCTGGATAGAGCGAATCTCGGCCACAGGTTTCCCACGATAAGAAATCGTGACCGTTTTCCCCTGACGCACCTGCCGCAGGAGTTCCGAGAACCGCGCCTTGGCTTCATGGGTGGAATATATGTTCTGCATGAGCG carries:
- the meaB gene encoding methylmalonyl Co-A mutase-associated GTPase MeaB, giving the protein MARQTLSQLLENMGSGSAVALARLMTLVERESREVGPILEAIAPQLGHAFTIGVTGPPGAGKSSLVDGLTTLMRAAHKTVGVVAIDPSSPFSGGALLGDRIRMGQHYLDKGVFIRSMATRGSHGGLARATLDVMKLLDAFRCDYVLVETVGVGQTELDVMRATDTVIVTLVPEAGDSVQVMKAGLMEIADIFVVNKADRDGAQRMMTDLSLMLELKYSNRPAGQVAAPQWKIPVLATQAINNVGLPELFEAMESHHQFLTDGGELEQRRTTRRQEELLARVEYAVRRRLTDQLELDPALARLFEEVGAGRLDPHSASEQVLRSEFLKNGGEL
- a CDS encoding Zn-dependent alcohol dehydrogenase, which translates into the protein MKAAVLYELNAPVQVEDVDLDSPKAGEVRVKIAANGVCHSDYSVIHGVLRSPLPVVLGHEGAGVVEEVGPGVSLVKAGDHVVLSFAPYCGRCYYCSIGSPVLCTNMRMTMGKGTLLDGTCRLKKNGKAIHHMAGLSSFAEYAVVDQTACIPIPDNVPLDKACLVGCGVMTGLGAATNTAKVQPGSSTVVIGCGGVGLNTIQGCVLAGASTVIAVDLMDNKLEFAKEFGATHTINPGREELVRTVRGLTEGRGADYAFEVIGLGKTIEQAYACTRQGGMTVVVGAPSREDTVTIPASSLLTEKSIKGSLYGSTRPRVDMPRLIELYMNKRIKLDELVTRTYALGEINEAMDALEKGEVARSVVVM
- a CDS encoding enoyl-CoA hydratase/isomerase family protein codes for the protein MEWDTVRFETAEHDERVGFLVLDRPAVLNAVNDQLIADFKQACDVLRHAPGLRVVVLKAEGRGFCSGMDLMAAAHRPHDSETLAAVWAPWGQALDTLEQLDQLTIAAIHGPCLGAGMELVLACDFRIATTSAFFGLPQILYGTPPDVGQNYRLPQLIGLSKAKEIMLLGQRFSAAEAERWGLVTRLVEPGDLGAETDALVERCLQLGGKAAAGAKHLLHRTWELDNQALAAAIHQARTAALEDGEFAASLEVYRDRRKPQV
- a CDS encoding nuclear transport factor 2 family protein; amino-acid sequence: MPIPNWIRELFQTIDTNDPAGFASFLTPDASFVFANAEPVRGKDAAREAVAGFLASIKAIRHEVFDAWQQPDAVVCHGRVTYTRHDSSQLSVPFANVFKMRDGLIRDYLIYVDASELYKTA
- a CDS encoding type II toxin-antitoxin system prevent-host-death family antitoxin, which translates into the protein MQNIYSTHEAKARFSELLRQVRQGKTVTISYRGKPVAEIRSIQQKPATVEERLEELEQRGVLVRPSQRRPLKVVEPRAGALKRFLAERSE